A region of the Halosolutus amylolyticus genome:
CCTCGCCGACCTTCTCGTGGCCCTCGATGACCTCCTGGCCGTCCATGTACGGACGGAGGGCCTCGGGAATCGTGACGGTGCCGTCCTCGTTCTGGTAGTACTCGAGAATCGCGACCATCACCCGCGGGAGCGCGAGCCCCGAGGCGTTGAGGGTGTGGAGGTACTCGGCCGATTCGTGGCGCTCGGGCCGGTAGCGGAGACCGGCGCGACGGGCCTGGAAGTCCTCGAAGTTCGACGCGCTCGAGACCTCGAGCCAGCGGCCGCCTTCCTCGGGGCCGTCGTCCATGTCGTCGCCGGGTGCCCAGACCTCGATGTCGTAGGTCTTCGCGCTCGCGAAGGTCAGGTCACCGGTACAGAGTTCGAGGATGCGGTAGGGGAGGCCGAGTCGTCGGAGCACTTCCTCGGCCTCGTCGAGCAGGCCCTCGAGCCGGTCGTAACTGTCCTCGGGTTCGACGAAGTTGACGAGTTCTACCTTGTTGAACTGGTGGACGCGGACGATCCCGCGCGTCTCGGTGCCGTGTTCGCCGGCCTCGCGCCGGAAGTTCGGGGTGTAGGCCTGGTGTTTCAGCGGGAGGTCGTCCGTGAGGAGGATGTCGTCGGCGTACATGTTGGTCACTGGCACCTCCGCGGTGGGGCAGAGCCAGAGGTCGTCGTCCTCGTACTCCTCCTCGTTGCTACCGCCGAGTCGGTACGCGTCGTCGGTGAACTTGGGGAACTGGCCGGTTCCGCGCATGGCCTCGCTCTTGACGGGAACCGGCGGGAAGAGGTCGACGTAGCCCTGTTCGCGGTGGATATCCATCATGAACTGGATCAGGGCGTGCTCGAGGCGGGCCCCGTCGCCCTTGAGGAAGTAAAAGCCCGAGCCGGTCGTCTTCGCGCCGCGGGCCTCGTCGATGACGTCCAGTTCCTCGCCGAGGTCGTAGTGGGGGGTTACGTCCGCGGGCAGGTCGCGAAGGTCGTCGAACCCCCAGCGCCGATCCTCCACGTTGTGGCGTTCGTCGACCCCCAGCGGGACGCTCTCGTGGGGGATCTGGGGGACCTCGAGCATGCGCTGGTCGAGGTCGTCCTTGAGTTCGGCGGCCTCGCTCTCGACGTCCTCGACCTCCGCTTTGAGCTCCTTCGATCGGGCGATCGCCTCCTCGCGTTCGTCGTCTTTCCCTTCGGCGACCAGTTTCCCGATCCGTTCGGTGATCTGGTTGCGTTCGTGGCGCAGTTCGTCGCCGCGGGCCTTCAGTTCCCGCCAGCGTTCGTCGAGGTCGCGCAGTTCGTCGAGGTCGACCTCGGCGCCCCGGTTCTCGAGGGCGTCGCGTACCTCGTCGGGGTGCTCGCGCAGGTAGCTCCGGTCGATCATCGCTCGTGGCTTCTTTGCGCCCGTCCAAAACCGTGTCGGAAGCTCTCGTGTGGGTCGTGCGTGAGACGGTCCGGGAAACGTTTTTTTGCCGAGCACGGTTCAGTTGTCGTATGGACCCGCTCGAGGGCGAGGCGTCGGTACCGATCGAGTACGAGCCGGTCAACGTCAAGGACCTGCTCGTCGAGATGAAGGACACGGCGGAGCTGTTGATCGACCTCTCCTACTCGGCAGTGCTCCACTCGAGCGAGGACATCGCGACGGAGGTCCTGCGGCTCGAAGAGCAGATGAACGTCCTCGAGATGCGGGCGCGAATGGGGCTGATGATGGCGACGCGAAGCCCGGACGACGCCGAGCGACTCGCGCCGGTGCTCGGCATCGTCGCCGCCGCGGATGCGATCAGCGACGCCGCAGGCGACATCGCGAAGGTCGTTCTCGAGGACATCGGGCTCCCGGAGGCGATGCGGGCGGCCCTGCCCGAGGCCGTCGAGACGCTCGTCCGCGGTGTCGTCGCCGCCGACTCGCCGTACGCCGATCGGACGCTCGAGGACATCGACCTCGAATCGGAGACAGGGGTGCGCGTGATCGCGCTCCGCCGGGGCGACGACTGGCTGTTGAACCCCGGCCCGACGACCGTCATCCGGCCCGAGGACGCGGCGCTCCTCCGGGGGCCGGACGTCGCGATCGGCGACGTCTTCGAGACGCTGACCGGGACGGACTACGAACCGCCGACCACGGCGGCCTCGGACGTCGCGGATCTGGAGCGGGCGGTGGACACGATCGTCCACATGAAGAACCTCTCCGAACTGGCGGTCGACCTGGCCTACAGCGCCGTCCTGTTCGACAGCGAGGCGCTGGCCGAGGAGGTCCGGAACTTAGAGGTCGAGGTCGACGCCCTCGAGTCGCGGTTCGAGGCCTGGACGCTCCGGGCGGCCGCGGACGCGTCCGACCCGGTCGCCCTCCGCGGGTTGATCCACCTGGGCAACTCGACGGAGGTCATCAGCGACGCGGCGGTCGACATCAGCGAGGGGGTCCTCCGCGAGATCGAGGTCCACCCCGTCGTGGGGATGGCCGTCGAGGAGAGCGACGAGATCATCACGCGCGTCGCGGTCGAGACGGGGAGCGGCCTCGACGGGACGCCGATCGTCGACGGCCTGCCCGAGACCGAGTCGACGATGTCGGTGATCGCGATCCGCCGGCCCGAGGAGGGGTGGTTGCTGGTCGGCGACGCGGACGCCGAGATCCAGGGCGGCGACGTGCTCATCTCGAAGGGGACCCGGACTGCGGCGGCCGCGTTCGAAGAATTGGCACAGGCCTGAGTCACCGTCCCGGTCTCCCGGCCGCCCGGGTTCGGGGCCGACGATAGCCCGTGTTTGCGGTCAGAAATGACCGCTGACGGCGCTTCTGACAGCGATCGAATCCGGCGTACCGCTGTCGGAACCGACGTCAGTGATGACGGCCAGCATCTGTTTGTCAGACCCGGCAAGTGACTCGAGGCGATCGCGCAGTTCCGGAACTAACAGAACAGTTCGAACGTCAGTGAACTCCGGATGGCCTCACCTGGGCTTTCGCGTTGTTCTTCCTGTCGCTACTCCTCGTCAGCGATACTGTGGGTGACGTTCTCACGGTTCCGGGACCGCGTCGTTCCAGAACGGTTCGTCCTTCCAAATACCAATATTATAAGAATTATTAACTATGCCTCGCCGAGAATCGCTCGATGACGGAGAACCAATCCGACTTATCCTCGAATCACTCGCGGCGTAAATTCATCCTCGGCAGCAGCTCTATCGGGCTGGCTGCACTGGCGGGCTGTTTCGAGGGTGATGACGATTCCGCTCAGGCCGGCGCCGGTCTCAGCAGTGGAGGTGGATCCGGCGAAGCGAACGATCCAATGCTTTCGGACAGTTTCGACCCGGAAAACCCCGGGTGGGAGGACAACAACTACCTGCTCTCACAGGTCGTCGAGAACGATTACATTCGGGGTCGCCGGGCAAACCTCGAATCAATGGCCAGTCGCGACGTCGACGAGGTCCCGCATGGAAACCCCGTGACGGAACCGCCGACGGACGAGAGCGAACTGGTCGACCCCGATCCGCTCGTGTTCGTCGACCAGCCCGGCGAAGAGGGCGAAGCGCAGTTCCAGGACAACGTCCAGGACCTCCTCGATCGCCTCGAGGAGGCGACCGGCAAGACCGTCCAGTGGGAGCCCGTCGATTCCTACGCTGCGACCGTCGAGGCGTTGCGATCCGGCCGGGCGCACATCGGCAACGTCTCTACGGGGACGACTGCGTTCGCGGTGAACCTTGCGGACGTCGTCCCGTTCGCCTGCGGCGTCCAGTCGGACGGCCAGTTCGGCTATCGCCTGCTCGCGATCACTCGATCGGACATGGACGACATCCAGAGCGTCGAGGATTTCCCCGAGTTCGACGTGACACACACCGAGCCGGCCTCGAACTCCGGTCACCAGGCGCCGTCGGCGCTGTTCGATCAGTACTTCGATGTCACCCCGGAGGAGGATTACGAGGTCCAGTTCTCCGGGGGCCACGACCAGTCTGCGATCGGGATCTCGGCCGGAGACTACGACTGTGGACCGATCTGCAGCACGTGTATCCAGGATCTCGTCGAGTCGAGAGACGACATCGACTTCGAAGACTACAAAGTCGTCTGGGCGAGCGATCCGTTTCCGCCAGGACCAATGGTTCACCGGTACGACCTCGAGCCGGACCTCGTAGCGGACATAAAGAGCGTCTGGCTCGACACCGACTGGTCGGGAACCGGCTACGAGGAGTCGACCAACTACGCCGAGTTCGTCGAAATCGACTACAGGAGCGTCTTCTACGACATCATGGTCATCCAGCGGTACAACGGCGTCGAGTACGAAAGCGGCAACCTCTGATCGACGATGCTCAGAACAGAGAACCTCGGGAAAACCTATGCAACTGGCGACGAGGCGCTGAAAGACGTGTCCGTCGAGATCGGTGGCCGGGAGGTCGTCGCGATGATCGGCCCCAGCGGGGCCGGCAAGAGCACGTTCGTCCGGTGTATCAACCGGCTCACCGAGCCGACCGCCGGGACGGTCACCCTCGACGGGACCGAACTCACCGCACTCGGCAAGAAGGAGCTCAGGAACGCCCGCCGGGACATCGGGATGGTGTTCCAGGAGTATAACCTCGTCGAGCGGCTCACGGTGATGGAAAACGTCCTCTCGGGACGACTCGGCTACGTCTCGACCTGGAAGGCGTTCAGACGCAACTTCTCGCAGAAGGACGTCCAGCGTGCGTACGACCTGCTCGAACTGGTCGGCCTCGACGACATGGAGAACAAGCGCGTCGACGAACTCTCGGGCGGACAGCGTCAGCGCGTCGGGATCGCGCGTGCAGTCATTCAGGAGCCGAAGATCATCCTCGCCGACGAGCCGACCTCAAGCCTCGATCCGGAGACGTCCCGCGACGTAATGCGGCTGTTGACTGATATCGCGGTCGATCGAAACATCCCGGTGCTCATCAACATTCACGAGGTCCACCTCGCCGAGCAGTATGCCGATCGCATTCTCGGCCTGCACGACGGGAACCTCGTCTTCGACGGTCGGACGGCGGAGTTGACCGGCGACGCGAAAGACGTCATCTACAGGGACGAGGGGATGCCCGAGGCACCCGCTGCCGAAACGGCGGCCGATACGGCCTCGACGACCGACAAACCAACCGATCCCGTGCCCGTGGAGGAGTAATCGATGTCGACGGAGGAGTTCACCTGGACTCGCCCGACGGCGTTTCGGAGCCACCGGACCAAGTGGGCCGTCTACCTGCTCACGCTCGGGCTGATCGGGTGGTCGCTCGCGGGGCTCGCGATCACGCCCCAGCGGTTCGTTCAGGGTGTCGGTTACGGCCTGGAGCTGATCGACTCGATGCTGCCGCCAGCGACCGGACAGAGCGATACGATCCGCCTTCGTGACGCCATGATCGAAACGGTCGCGATGGCGATGATCGCGACCGCCTCGGGGATCATCATCAGCCTGCCGGTCGCTTTCGGCGCGGCGGAGAACCTCTCGCCGCGGCCAATCTACTACCTGAGTCGGGCGATAATCAGCATCTCGCGGGCGATCGACGGGCTCATCGTGGCGATCATCGCGGTCGTCGCGCTCGGGTTCGGCCCGCTCGCGGGGATCGTCGCGATCAGCTTCAAGACGATCGGCTTCTTTTCGAAGCTGTTCGCGGAAGACATCGAGGACATCGACATGAAAAGCGTCGAGGCGATCCGTGCGACCGGTGCGTCCCCCCTGCAGGCGATCGTCTACGGCGTCGTCCCGCAGGTCATTCCGCGGTTCGTGGGGCTGGCCGTTTACCGCTGGGACATCAACATCCGCTCGTCGACGATCGTCGGGATCGTCGGCGCGGGCGGGATCGGCGTACTCCTCAACCGCGCGTACGCGCGGTACGAGTACGACTACGTCGCCGCGATTCTGATCGCGATCATCGCCGTCGTGCTGGTCGCCGAACTGGTCAGTGCGGTCGTCAGACGGAGGGTCCAGTGATGGCGAGCGCAACGCGAACCTGGAGCCGCTACGAGGGCCGCGCCCGGGCCGTCCGGATCGGTTTCGCTCTCGTCGCCGTCGTCACGGTAATCGGCTCGTGGGCCTGGCTGGCCGAAACGAGCAACATGTCCCTGCAGTACGTCTCGACCGCGCCCGAGCAGCTCGCGGACCTGTTCGGCCGGATGTACCCGCCGGACTGGGCGTACCTGCCGAACGCCGTCGCGCCGCTGGCGGAGACGATCCGCATCGCGGTCGTGGGAACGATCGCCGCGGTGATCATGGCCGCCCCGGTGGCGTACATTACCGCCGAGAACACGACGCCGAACAAGGCGACGTTTCTCCTCGGAAAACTCATCGTCACGGTCTCGCGCTCCGTCCACGTGATTATCTGGGCGCTGTTGTTCGTCATCATGTTTGGCCCCGGCGCGCTCGCAGGGACCGTCGCGACCGCGGTTCGATCGATCGGCTTCGTCGGCAAACTACTCGGCGAGGAGATCGAAGAGATCGACTTCGGACAGGTCGAAGGCATCAGAGCGACCGGCGCATCACCGCTGAAGCTGCTGTTGTACGGGATCATCCCGCAAATAAAGCCCGCTCTCGTCGGCATCTCGGTGTACCGCTGGGATATCAACGTCCGCGCGGCGACTATCCTCGGTTTCGTCGGTGCGGGCGGGATCGGCGTCCAGCTGTTCGAGGCGATCGACTCGTTCGCCTGGCGTACCGTCTCGGCACTGCTCGTCGCGATCCTGGGTATCGTGTTGGTAAGCGAAGGGATCTCCGCCTACGCGCGGAAGAAAGTACGATGAGATGGACACAATGACGATGCGACACTCCACGATCGGCAACGAATCGAACACCTCCGCCGTGCTCTTCGATATGGACGGCGTGATCCTGGAAGGACACGGTACCGACTCGATAGTTCACAGCCGCGCCCTCGACGACGTGCTCGCCGCCCGGAAGGTAACGGTTCCCGATCACCTCCGACCGCCGCTCGAGCGGTTCGAGTACACCGACGAGTTCGTCGCCGCCTGTGAGACGATCGGCGTCGAGGCCGACGAGTTCTACGCGCTGCGCGAGGAGCACAGCGCCCGACGATCGATCGATCGCATTCAGTCGGGCCGGCGGACGCTGTACGACGACGTCGACGTCCTCGAACGCCTCGCGAGCGATCGCGACATCGCGCTCGTGAGCAACAACTACGACCCGACGGTCTCGTTCGTCGTCGACCACTTCGGTCTCGAGGCGTTCTCGTTCGTCAGGGGCCGTGACATCGGCGTCGAGGGGTTCCATCGACGGAAACCTGAGCCCTACTATCTTGAGCAGGCGCTCGGGGCTCTCGACGTCGACGACGGCGTCTACGTCGGCGATCGCGAGACGGATCTTGTCGCCGCCGAGCGTGCGGGGCTCCGGCCGGTGTTCATCCGCAGGGAACACAATCGATCGCTCGAACTCGAACACGAGACGGCCGTCGAGATTCAGTCCCTCGACGAGCTGCGGGACCTCGTCTGACGTGACGACGGAAACGAGCGGAAGACTCGCGTCGAGACGCGGTGTTCTCGCCGCTGGTGTGGGTGTAACCGCGGCTCTCGCGGGCTGTTCCTCGATCCGTCGGCGTGACGTCCGATTTTCGGCGACGTCGCGCTTCAGTGCCTACGCGTACTCGTCTCCGGTCACGACGATCGACCTGTTCGAAGCGGGGCCGCCGTTCTACGCGACGGTGCTCCCGAGCGAGTCAGCACTCGAGCGGGAACTCGACGCCGACGCGTTCTCCGAGGGTCACGAGCACTGGTTCGATGAAGCGGATTTCGACGAGGAGTTCGTGACCCTGTTTGCGTCCCGGCGTTTCCTCGTCGAACCGGGCCGCAACAGTGGTGATCTCGTCACGACGAGGTTCACCGAGCCGGAAGCGGTATTTCGAGTCACCGTCGACTCCTGGCCGAAGTCTACGGTCCTCGACGATCCGCCGAGGGTATTCGTCGAAACGAGACGCCACTCTCGGAACGGGGACGATCCACCTCGGTCGGTGTCGGTCAGGTATTCGATGCCTACGCAGTAACTCGTCCGGATACCACCGCGAGCACGCGCCGGCGAGAACGATGTTTGCGTTTTCACACTGATCGACCCAGGACCCCGGCGTGATCGGTCGATCGTCAGAATCCGAGTACGAGCGCCGAGACGCCGATGAAGATGACCATCCCGAAGACGTCGACGACGTTCGTGACGATCGGGATCGTCGTGTCGTCGGGGTCGATCCCCAGCCGGTAGGAGCCGTAGGTCGCGAGGAAGCTACAGACGACCGCGATCACGGCCACCGAGAGCCCGCTGCCGAGCGAGATGACGAGCAGCGTCGGCAGGCCGAGCGTCGATCCGACGACCCGTCCGAGCAGCCACGCGCCGAGCGCGAGGGCGGTGAAGATGGTCGCGGCGAGCGCCAGGATCGCGGCCACGTTGGCCCACAGTTCCCGGTCCCGCGGGGCGAACGTCGTCGTCCCCAGGTGGAGGCGGGTCGAGAGGCGGGCGCTCAGGATCGCGCCGAGATTGCCGCCGGTCCCCACCATCGTCGGGACCATGATCGCGAGGACGGCGTACCGTTCGAGCAACTCCTCGGCACCTTCGAGCGTGATGCCCGCCCAGAGGACGATGATCGAGAGGACGACGAGCAACGGAAACTGGTTGCGGACGATTCGTTTCCAGTCCCACGCCCCCAGCGACTCCGTGGGGCCGCGGGACCCGGCCATCAGACGATCACCTCGACCAGCCTGACCGAGAACAGCATGAACAGCATGCCGAAGATGTCCCCGAGCGTGGTGACGATCGGGCCGACGAGGTTGTCGGGGTCGTAGCCGGAGGTGTAGCCGGCGAAGATCAACGCGAG
Encoded here:
- the serS gene encoding serine--tRNA ligase, translated to MIDRSYLREHPDEVRDALENRGAEVDLDELRDLDERWRELKARGDELRHERNQITERIGKLVAEGKDDEREEAIARSKELKAEVEDVESEAAELKDDLDQRMLEVPQIPHESVPLGVDERHNVEDRRWGFDDLRDLPADVTPHYDLGEELDVIDEARGAKTTGSGFYFLKGDGARLEHALIQFMMDIHREQGYVDLFPPVPVKSEAMRGTGQFPKFTDDAYRLGGSNEEEYEDDDLWLCPTAEVPVTNMYADDILLTDDLPLKHQAYTPNFRREAGEHGTETRGIVRVHQFNKVELVNFVEPEDSYDRLEGLLDEAEEVLRRLGLPYRILELCTGDLTFASAKTYDIEVWAPGDDMDDGPEEGGRWLEVSSASNFEDFQARRAGLRYRPERHESAEYLHTLNASGLALPRVMVAILEYYQNEDGTVTIPEALRPYMDGQEVIEGHEKVGEAALGAGDRE
- a CDS encoding potassium channel family protein; this translates as MDPLEGEASVPIEYEPVNVKDLLVEMKDTAELLIDLSYSAVLHSSEDIATEVLRLEEQMNVLEMRARMGLMMATRSPDDAERLAPVLGIVAAADAISDAAGDIAKVVLEDIGLPEAMRAALPEAVETLVRGVVAADSPYADRTLEDIDLESETGVRVIALRRGDDWLLNPGPTTVIRPEDAALLRGPDVAIGDVFETLTGTDYEPPTTAASDVADLERAVDTIVHMKNLSELAVDLAYSAVLFDSEALAEEVRNLEVEVDALESRFEAWTLRAAADASDPVALRGLIHLGNSTEVISDAAVDISEGVLREIEVHPVVGMAVEESDEIITRVAVETGSGLDGTPIVDGLPETESTMSVIAIRRPEEGWLLVGDADAEIQGGDVLISKGTRTAAAAFEELAQA
- the phnD gene encoding phosphate/phosphite/phosphonate ABC transporter substrate-binding protein, translating into MTENQSDLSSNHSRRKFILGSSSIGLAALAGCFEGDDDSAQAGAGLSSGGGSGEANDPMLSDSFDPENPGWEDNNYLLSQVVENDYIRGRRANLESMASRDVDEVPHGNPVTEPPTDESELVDPDPLVFVDQPGEEGEAQFQDNVQDLLDRLEEATGKTVQWEPVDSYAATVEALRSGRAHIGNVSTGTTAFAVNLADVVPFACGVQSDGQFGYRLLAITRSDMDDIQSVEDFPEFDVTHTEPASNSGHQAPSALFDQYFDVTPEEDYEVQFSGGHDQSAIGISAGDYDCGPICSTCIQDLVESRDDIDFEDYKVVWASDPFPPGPMVHRYDLEPDLVADIKSVWLDTDWSGTGYEESTNYAEFVEIDYRSVFYDIMVIQRYNGVEYESGNL
- the phnC gene encoding phosphonate ABC transporter ATP-binding protein, coding for MLRTENLGKTYATGDEALKDVSVEIGGREVVAMIGPSGAGKSTFVRCINRLTEPTAGTVTLDGTELTALGKKELRNARRDIGMVFQEYNLVERLTVMENVLSGRLGYVSTWKAFRRNFSQKDVQRAYDLLELVGLDDMENKRVDELSGGQRQRVGIARAVIQEPKIILADEPTSSLDPETSRDVMRLLTDIAVDRNIPVLINIHEVHLAEQYADRILGLHDGNLVFDGRTAELTGDAKDVIYRDEGMPEAPAAETAADTASTTDKPTDPVPVEE
- the phnE gene encoding phosphonate ABC transporter, permease protein PhnE, producing the protein MSTEEFTWTRPTAFRSHRTKWAVYLLTLGLIGWSLAGLAITPQRFVQGVGYGLELIDSMLPPATGQSDTIRLRDAMIETVAMAMIATASGIIISLPVAFGAAENLSPRPIYYLSRAIISISRAIDGLIVAIIAVVALGFGPLAGIVAISFKTIGFFSKLFAEDIEDIDMKSVEAIRATGASPLQAIVYGVVPQVIPRFVGLAVYRWDINIRSSTIVGIVGAGGIGVLLNRAYARYEYDYVAAILIAIIAVVLVAELVSAVVRRRVQ
- the phnE gene encoding phosphonate ABC transporter, permease protein PhnE — its product is MASATRTWSRYEGRARAVRIGFALVAVVTVIGSWAWLAETSNMSLQYVSTAPEQLADLFGRMYPPDWAYLPNAVAPLAETIRIAVVGTIAAVIMAAPVAYITAENTTPNKATFLLGKLIVTVSRSVHVIIWALLFVIMFGPGALAGTVATAVRSIGFVGKLLGEEIEEIDFGQVEGIRATGASPLKLLLYGIIPQIKPALVGISVYRWDINVRAATILGFVGAGGIGVQLFEAIDSFAWRTVSALLVAILGIVLVSEGISAYARKKVR
- a CDS encoding HAD family hydrolase, with product MTMRHSTIGNESNTSAVLFDMDGVILEGHGTDSIVHSRALDDVLAARKVTVPDHLRPPLERFEYTDEFVAACETIGVEADEFYALREEHSARRSIDRIQSGRRTLYDDVDVLERLASDRDIALVSNNYDPTVSFVVDHFGLEAFSFVRGRDIGVEGFHRRKPEPYYLEQALGALDVDDGVYVGDRETDLVAAERAGLRPVFIRREHNRSLELEHETAVEIQSLDELRDLV
- a CDS encoding magnesium transporter yields the protein MAGSRGPTESLGAWDWKRIVRNQFPLLVVLSIIVLWAGITLEGAEELLERYAVLAIMVPTMVGTGGNLGAILSARLSTRLHLGTTTFAPRDRELWANVAAILALAATIFTALALGAWLLGRVVGSTLGLPTLLVISLGSGLSVAVIAVVCSFLATYGSYRLGIDPDDTTIPIVTNVVDVFGMVIFIGVSALVLGF